The Streptomyces sp. NBC_00775 genome includes the window ATGTCAGCGGGGATCTGGATATCAGCCACGAGCCGGAGGGTATCTCTTCGGTGAAACCGGACGGAAACGTGTCCGTTCGATGAGACGGGTTCTCCGGCCCGTGGACTTGTAAGGATCTACGAGGTCAGGCGCACCGGCAGCTCGAACAGATCGTTCTGCGTCACCACCGGCTTGTTGCGGAGTTCGGCTGCCGGGACCGCCAGGTCGAGGGCCGGGAAGCGCTCGTACAGCGCCGGCAGGGCCACCGCCGCCTCCAGACGGGACAGCGCCGCGCCCGGGCAGACGTGCGGGCCGTGGCCGAAGGAGATGTGCCGGTTCTCCGATGTGCGCGTGATGTCGAAGTCGCCGGCCGAAGGCCCATGGGCCTGCTCGTCCCGCCCGATCGCGCCGTACGACACGATCAGCGCGTCACCCGCAGGGAGGACCTTGTCGCCGACCGGTACGTCCTCCGTCGCGAAGCGGATGAGGACGTGGGAGGTCGGGGTGGAGTAGCGCAGGGTCTCCTCGATCACCGAGGACCAGTCGACCTCGCCGGCCAGGACCAGGGCGCGCTGGACGGGGTGGGCGGAGAGGTTGACGACCGCGTTGACGATGAGGGAGATCGTGGTCTCGTGGCCCGCCGCGACCATCAGCTGGAGGGTGGAGACGATCTCCTCGTCGGTGAGGTGGTCGCCGTTCTCGGAGGCGAGGATCAGGGCGGATGTCAGGTCGTCGCCCGGCTCGGCGCGCTTCGCGGCCACCGTCTCCGCCATGATTCCGGCCAGCTCGGTGAGGGTCGCGATGACCTCGGCGGGCGGGGTCTGCGTCGAGAAGAACTTCTCGAAGAGTTCCTTGAGACGGGGGAGCTTCGCCTCGTCTATGCCCATCAGGTCCGCGATGACGTACATGGGCAGGGGGTAGGCGAAGTCGGCCTTCAGGTCGACGACCTCGGCGGAGTCCGGCAGCCCGTCCAGCAGGCCCTGCGTCAGCTTCGAGATCCGCTCGCGCATCTGCTCCACCCGGCGCGGGGTGAGCGCCTGCGCCACCAGCGTGCGCATCCGGCGGTGGTCCGCGCCGTCGACGGTGAGCATGGAACGGCCGGGGTTGGCGAGCCCGATCAGCGGCCAGTCCGGGGCTATCTCGCCGCGCTGCCAGGCACCCCAGACGTTGATGTCCTTCACCAGACGGGGGTCTGTGAGCAGCGCGCGCGCCTCCGCGTGGCGGGTGACCGCCCACACCGGGACGCCGCCCGGCAGCTCGACGGCCGCGAGCGGGCCCGCCGCGCGCAGCCTGGCGCTCTCGCCCTCCAGGTCGGTGACGAAGGGGTCCAGCGCGATACGGGTCTCTTCGGTACCGGTGGTCATGCGGGGGTGCCTCCAAGGGGCGGGGTCGGAGTGCTGGGTCTTCCCGGGGGCAACCCCCCGGACCCCGGCCGGAAGACGGGCCGGCCGGGTGCGTCGGTGTTTCAGAGCGCGGGTACGGGGGTGAACCTCACGGGCAGTTCGCTCAGCCCCCGCAGCCAGGGGGACGGGCGCCGGGTCAGGGACTCGGCGGGGACGGCCAGATCGATGTCCGGCAGCCGGTCCAGTACGACCTCGATGCCCGTGCGCGCGATCACCTCCGCGACCTCCTGCGCCGGGAAGGGGCAGCGGTGCTCCCCGTGGCCGAAGGAGAAGTGGGCGTTGTTGCCGCCGGTGAGGGCGGAGCCGTCGGTGCGGACCTGGGGGTCGGAGTTTGCGCCCTGGAGGCCGAGCAGCAGCAGGTCGCCGGAGCGGATGCGGCGGCCGCCGAGCTGGGTGTCGCGGGAGGCCCAGCGGCCGGCCACGTTCTGGGTGGGGGTGTCCTCCCACAGGACCTCGTTCATGGCCTCGGCGACACTGTGCCGGCCGCCGAAGAGCGACGCCGCGAAACGGTCGTCCGTCAGCATCAGGCGCAGCGAGTTGCCGATCCAGTCGGCGGTCGGCTGGTGGCCCGCGGCCATCATGACCATGAGGTCCTGGGCGATCTCCTCGTCGGAGAAGCCGGAGCCCTCCGCTGAATTGGCCGTTGCGAGCATCCGTGAGACGACGTCGTCCGCCGGCTCCGCCTTCCGGTCGGCCAGCAACTGAGCCATGGAGGCGGCCAGGTGCTGCTGGCCCGCGAGCGCGCCCTCCCGCCCGTT containing:
- a CDS encoding cytochrome P450: MTPAPVPLSGPRFQTEPAELYREMRRDHGAVTPVVLDGDIPAWLVLGYRELHQVTGDPVLFSRDSDLWNQWDHIPDDWPLLPMIGRKQPSILYTVGERHRERAAMISDALEAVDPFELRSHAERFADELIDAICAKGETDIVGDYAALLPVRVLATLYGFAEEQGPGLVTALNDMVNGREGALAGQQHLAASMAQLLADRKAEPADDVVSRMLATANSAEGSGFSDEEIAQDLMVMMAAGHQPTADWIGNSLRLMLTDDRFAASLFGGRHSVAEAMNEVLWEDTPTQNVAGRWASRDTQLGGRRIRSGDLLLLGLQGANSDPQVRTDGSALTGGNNAHFSFGHGEHRCPFPAQEVAEVIARTGIEVVLDRLPDIDLAVPAESLTRRPSPWLRGLSELPVRFTPVPAL
- a CDS encoding cytochrome P450 family protein, yielding MTTGTEETRIALDPFVTDLEGESARLRAAGPLAAVELPGGVPVWAVTRHAEARALLTDPRLVKDINVWGAWQRGEIAPDWPLIGLANPGRSMLTVDGADHRRMRTLVAQALTPRRVEQMRERISKLTQGLLDGLPDSAEVVDLKADFAYPLPMYVIADLMGIDEAKLPRLKELFEKFFSTQTPPAEVIATLTELAGIMAETVAAKRAEPGDDLTSALILASENGDHLTDEEIVSTLQLMVAAGHETTISLIVNAVVNLSAHPVQRALVLAGEVDWSSVIEETLRYSTPTSHVLIRFATEDVPVGDKVLPAGDALIVSYGAIGRDEQAHGPSAGDFDITRTSENRHISFGHGPHVCPGAALSRLEAAVALPALYERFPALDLAVPAAELRNKPVVTQNDLFELPVRLTS